The following proteins come from a genomic window of Ferrovibrio sp. MS7:
- a CDS encoding SDR family NAD(P)-dependent oxidoreductase: MAESAPRNILITGGSSGIGEAMALHYAAPGVRLVLTGRDADRLQAVVAACSAKGAEASGHTTAVTDREAMAALIEASMPLDLVVANAGVSGNFKSWDEFDAHVRGIAAVNIDGVFNTVNPAARLLVAQGHGQIAVIASMASFVSMPGAAIYSASKAFARFYAESLRGQLARHGVRVSAVCPGFVVSRMTAKNRFPMPFLMDAERAARIIAKGLARDQGRIAFPWRMLALLRILESLPYPLTDWLLRRAPQK, from the coding sequence ATGGCCGAATCGGCACCGCGCAATATCCTGATTACCGGTGGTTCCAGCGGCATCGGCGAAGCCATGGCACTGCACTACGCCGCCCCCGGCGTGCGCCTGGTGCTGACCGGCCGCGATGCCGATCGGCTGCAGGCCGTGGTGGCTGCCTGCAGCGCCAAGGGTGCCGAGGCCAGCGGCCATACAACCGCCGTCACCGACCGTGAGGCAATGGCAGCATTGATCGAGGCCAGCATGCCGCTCGACCTCGTGGTCGCAAATGCCGGCGTCTCGGGCAACTTCAAGTCATGGGACGAATTCGATGCCCATGTGCGCGGCATCGCGGCGGTGAATATCGATGGCGTGTTCAACACCGTGAACCCGGCGGCACGGCTGCTGGTGGCGCAGGGCCATGGCCAGATCGCGGTGATCGCCTCGATGGCCAGTTTCGTCAGCATGCCGGGCGCCGCGATCTACTCCGCCTCCAAGGCCTTCGCCCGCTTCTATGCCGAAAGCCTGCGCGGGCAACTGGCACGCCATGGCGTGCGCGTCTCCGCCGTCTGCCCCGGTTTCGTGGTCAGCCGCATGACAGCGAAGAACCGCTTTCCGATGCCGTTCCTGATGGATGCCGAACGCGCCGCGCGCATCATCGCCAAGGGGCTGGCACGCGATCAGGGCCGCATTGCCTTCCCCTGGCGCATGCTGGCCTTGCTCCGCATCCTGGAATCCCTGCCCTACCCGCTCACCGACTGGCTGCTGCGCCGCGCACCGCAGAAATAG
- a CDS encoding YicC/YloC family endoribonuclease, which translates to MSLQSMTGFARADGRVPGPPGRAWIWELKSVNGRGLELRFRLPSGLEAVEAEARALAQQKLGRGNVTLNLNFLDDAASAPSYRLNEALLDQLIALGSKLAERGVGAPSLDGLLAVRGVVEPVAEAADAEAQAKLEKALSASFAEAIDKLAATRAAEGAKLATLLAGLLDEIEGFVAKAAETEAARPDGLRRRLQQQMEELLGLNPPVAPERLAQELAMQITRLDVREELDRLRAHIQAARALLSGKEAKGAGRKLDFLAQEFNREANTLCSKAFDPALTRIGLDLKLVVDRLREQAQNVE; encoded by the coding sequence GTGTCGCTGCAGAGTATGACCGGGTTTGCCCGCGCCGATGGCCGCGTGCCGGGTCCGCCAGGCCGCGCCTGGATCTGGGAGTTGAAATCGGTGAATGGCCGTGGCCTGGAACTGCGCTTCCGGCTGCCTTCCGGCCTCGAAGCCGTGGAAGCCGAGGCCCGCGCCCTGGCGCAGCAGAAGCTTGGGCGCGGCAATGTCACGCTCAATCTGAATTTCCTCGACGATGCCGCCTCGGCGCCGAGCTACCGGCTGAACGAGGCACTGCTTGATCAGCTCATCGCGCTGGGGAGCAAGCTGGCTGAGCGCGGCGTTGGTGCGCCGAGCCTGGATGGCCTGCTGGCGGTGCGCGGCGTGGTCGAACCGGTGGCGGAAGCCGCCGATGCCGAGGCCCAGGCGAAGCTTGAGAAGGCGTTGAGCGCCAGCTTCGCGGAGGCCATCGACAAGCTGGCCGCCACCCGCGCGGCGGAAGGCGCCAAGCTTGCAACGCTGCTGGCCGGCCTGCTGGACGAAATCGAAGGCTTTGTAGCCAAGGCGGCGGAAACCGAAGCGGCGCGGCCCGATGGCCTGCGCCGCCGGCTGCAGCAGCAGATGGAAGAATTGCTCGGCCTCAATCCGCCGGTGGCGCCCGAGCGCCTGGCGCAGGAACTGGCGATGCAGATAACGCGGCTGGATGTGCGCGAGGAACTGGATCGCTTGCGCGCCCATATCCAGGCGGCGCGCGCCCTGCTCTCGGGCAAGGAAGCCAAGGGGGCCGGGCGCAAGCTGGATTTCCTGGCGCAGGAATTCAATCGCGAAGCAAATACGCTCTGCTCCAAGGCGTTCGATCCGGCGTTGACCCGGATCGGCCTTGACCTCAAGCTGGTGGTCGACCGCCTGCGCGAGCAGGCACAGAACGTGGAATAG
- the gmk gene encoding guanylate kinase: MSEPMQLARRGLMLVLSSPSGAGKTTISRRLLEADKELHLSVSVTTRKPRPGEVHGTHYHFISNEEFGLMVNRQELLEHAKVFDYYYGTPKDQVEKRLSSGQDILFDIDWQGTQQLRQHARDDLVSVFILPPSTRDLEKRLKTRAQDSAEVVAKRMSKAADEMSHWAEYDYVVVNHDIEQCLAEVDAILRAERLKRHRGVGLVDFVKRLREGY, encoded by the coding sequence ATGAGCGAACCGATGCAATTGGCACGGCGCGGCCTGATGCTGGTGCTGTCCTCGCCCTCCGGTGCCGGCAAGACCACGATTTCCCGCCGCCTGCTGGAAGCCGACAAGGAGCTGCATCTCTCGGTTTCGGTGACGACACGCAAGCCGCGTCCCGGCGAGGTGCATGGCACGCATTATCACTTCATCAGCAACGAGGAATTCGGGCTGATGGTGAACCGCCAGGAATTGCTCGAACACGCCAAGGTGTTCGACTATTACTACGGCACGCCGAAGGATCAGGTGGAGAAGCGGCTATCCAGCGGCCAGGATATTCTGTTCGATATCGACTGGCAGGGCACGCAGCAACTGCGCCAGCATGCCCGCGACGATCTGGTCAGCGTGTTCATCCTGCCGCCTTCCACGCGCGACCTGGAAAAGCGTCTCAAGACCCGCGCCCAGGATTCAGCCGAAGTGGTGGCCAAGCGCATGTCCAAGGCCGCCGACGAGATGAGCCATTGGGCGGAATACGATTACGTGGTGGTGAACCACGATATCGAGCAATGCCTGGCGGAAGTAGATGCCATCCTGCGCGCCGAGCGGCTGAAGCGCCACCGTGGCGTCGGCCTGGTCGATTTCGTCAAGCGGCTGCGCGAAGGCTACTGA